The following proteins come from a genomic window of Gottfriedia acidiceleris:
- the htpX gene encoding protease HtpX, whose product MFKRISFFIFVNILVLITITTITTLLGVPRYIGNGGYWALLAFSVIAGFSGAIISLLFSRIMAKWVMGVKIIDPRSPQVDRFNFVLEETYRLAKLAGLKKMPQVGVYDSVEVNAFATGPSKRRSLVAVSSGMIETMDRQAISGVLAHEIAHIKNGDMVTTTLLQGIINTFVIFFSRLVAKIISNFVREELSYVVYFLCSVVFEIVFSILSSPIIFWHSRKREFKADRYAAELSGKDNMIHALESLNRNIRLVDDRQKSIAAFKISGKEKFARLFSTHPPLEKRIERLKSL is encoded by the coding sequence TTGTTTAAACGTATTTCTTTCTTTATTTTTGTTAATATTTTAGTGTTAATTACAATTACTACGATTACAACATTATTAGGTGTACCTCGTTATATTGGTAATGGGGGATACTGGGCACTGCTCGCATTTAGTGTAATTGCAGGATTTAGTGGAGCGATCATTTCATTGTTATTCTCTCGGATAATGGCCAAATGGGTTATGGGTGTAAAAATAATTGATCCTCGTTCTCCACAAGTTGATCGATTTAATTTTGTACTAGAAGAGACTTATCGATTAGCAAAACTTGCTGGTTTGAAGAAAATGCCACAAGTGGGCGTATATGATTCAGTTGAAGTTAATGCTTTTGCTACAGGACCTAGTAAAAGACGATCATTAGTAGCTGTTTCTAGTGGAATGATTGAGACCATGGATCGCCAAGCGATTAGTGGTGTTTTAGCGCACGAAATTGCCCATATAAAAAATGGAGACATGGTAACTACAACTTTATTACAAGGTATAATTAACACTTTTGTCATTTTCTTCTCCCGTTTAGTGGCAAAAATTATTTCTAATTTTGTAAGAGAAGAGTTATCTTATGTAGTTTATTTTCTTTGTTCAGTTGTATTTGAGATCGTATTTAGTATTTTAAGTAGTCCAATAATTTTCTGGCATTCAAGAAAAAGGGAGTTTAAGGCTGACAGGTATGCAGCAGAACTAAGTGGAAAAGATAACATGATTCATGCTTTAGAATCATTAAATCGAAATATTAGATTAGTTGATGATCGTCAAAAATCGATTGCAGCTTTTAAAATAAGCGGAAAAGAGAAATTCGCAAGATTATTCTCAACGCATCCACCATTAGAAAAACGCATTGAACGGTTAAAATCATTATAA
- a CDS encoding cysteine hydrolase family protein has product MKIGFLIIDMQKIFLDGKKESLNVEGACEYINYVADRIRSKNHLVIHVQDIEGVDDLNSELISFIPEINVEEQDICVSKEHSNAFWNTELEQILKGNDVELVIIAGFAAEHCVLFTYNGASERGFKPVLLQNGILSTKSDVITQTYRDRNIISYNVVPYII; this is encoded by the coding sequence ATGAAAATTGGTTTTCTTATTATTGATATGCAAAAAATATTTTTAGATGGTAAAAAAGAATCATTGAATGTCGAAGGTGCTTGTGAATATATAAATTATGTTGCTGACCGTATCCGTTCTAAAAATCATTTAGTTATACATGTTCAAGATATTGAAGGAGTAGATGATCTAAATTCAGAATTAATTTCTTTCATTCCGGAAATTAATGTAGAAGAACAAGATATTTGTGTTTCAAAAGAACATTCAAATGCATTTTGGAATACTGAATTAGAGCAGATTTTGAAAGGAAATGATGTTGAGTTAGTTATAATAGCTGGATTTGCAGCAGAACATTGTGTTCTATTTACTTATAATGGAGCTAGCGAAAGAGGATTTAAACCAGTCTTATTGCAAAATGGAATATTAAGCACAAAAAGTGATGTAATAACTCAAACGTATCGCGATCGAAACATTATTTCATACAATGTTGTCCCATACATTATTTAG
- a CDS encoding DUF817 domain-containing protein, protein MRAFKQLVRFGWEQALSCIFPVVIFASLAFTKIVPLPLLPRYDWLLLICILMQWLMVRTKLETLDELKVITLFHLIGLALELFKVHMGSWAYPGEGYSKLFGVPLYSGFMYASVASYLCQAWRRLNVELVNWPPFFVVASLATAIYLNFFTHHFLIDVRWWLSGLVIIVFWKSWVTYEVNGTRYRMPIALSFVLIGFFIWIAENIATFFGAWQYPNQSVAWSLVHLGKVSSWLLLVIVSFLIVATLKRIKGKNTKKAKM, encoded by the coding sequence ATAAGAGCGTTCAAACAACTTGTTCGATTTGGTTGGGAGCAGGCTTTATCATGTATTTTTCCTGTTGTAATTTTTGCCTCTTTAGCTTTTACTAAAATTGTTCCACTGCCATTACTACCACGATATGATTGGTTACTTTTGATTTGTATTTTGATGCAATGGTTAATGGTGCGTACTAAGCTTGAAACATTGGATGAATTAAAGGTCATCACACTTTTTCACCTAATTGGACTTGCGCTTGAACTTTTTAAGGTACATATGGGCTCTTGGGCTTATCCGGGGGAAGGATACTCCAAATTATTTGGAGTGCCACTATATAGTGGTTTTATGTACGCAAGTGTTGCAAGTTATTTATGTCAAGCATGGAGAAGGTTGAATGTTGAACTAGTTAATTGGCCACCATTTTTTGTAGTTGCTTCACTTGCAACAGCAATTTATTTGAATTTCTTTACTCACCATTTTTTGATTGACGTTCGTTGGTGGTTATCAGGGCTTGTCATAATTGTTTTTTGGAAATCTTGGGTCACTTATGAAGTTAATGGAACCAGGTACCGTATGCCAATTGCACTATCTTTCGTGCTAATTGGATTTTTTATTTGGATAGCCGAAAATATTGCTACCTTTTTTGGTGCTTGGCAATATCCTAATCAGTCAGTTGCATGGAGTTTAGTTCATCTAGGTAAAGTAAGTTCATGGCTCTTATTAGTAATTGTAAGCTTTCTGATCGTAGCTACGTTAAAGAGAATTAAAGGAAAGAACACTAAAAAAGCAAAAATGTAG
- a CDS encoding MurR/RpiR family transcriptional regulator, with protein sequence MFSNDQIASFNELESSLYNYISQNLEKVAYMRIREIADETHVSTSTILRFCRKLNCDGFSEFKVKLKMYLEEEKRTFVKSAQHTLVEFFERSLKGDIEDKVKEAAFEINKAENVIFIGIGSSGILAEYGSRYFSSLGKFSLYIKDPHFPIHSKLTKNSIAIALSVSGETIFTVNHLNLLKQEGCKIISITNNKLSTIAKISDLNIPYYVTEEYFEKANITTQVPVVYIIESIAREIYRINQ encoded by the coding sequence ATGTTTTCAAATGATCAAATCGCGTCTTTTAATGAGTTAGAGTCATCTTTATATAATTATATTTCGCAAAATTTGGAAAAAGTTGCTTATATGCGTATACGTGAAATTGCAGATGAAACACATGTTTCAACTTCAACAATTTTACGTTTTTGTAGAAAACTAAATTGCGACGGTTTTTCTGAATTTAAAGTAAAGTTAAAAATGTATTTGGAAGAGGAGAAACGAACCTTTGTAAAAAGCGCTCAACATACGCTAGTGGAATTTTTTGAGAGATCTTTAAAAGGGGATATAGAAGATAAAGTGAAAGAAGCTGCTTTTGAAATAAACAAAGCTGAAAATGTAATTTTTATCGGAATAGGTAGCTCAGGTATACTTGCTGAATATGGTTCGAGGTATTTTTCAAGTTTAGGAAAGTTTTCACTTTATATAAAAGACCCACATTTTCCGATCCATTCAAAATTAACAAAAAATAGTATAGCAATCGCTTTGTCAGTCTCTGGAGAAACTATTTTCACAGTAAATCATCTTAATTTACTTAAACAAGAAGGTTGTAAAATTATTAGTATTACGAACAACAAATTATCAACAATAGCAAAAATTTCTGATCTAAATATTCCATATTATGTAACAGAAGAGTATTTTGAAAAAGCAAATATTACTACTCAAGTTCCTGTGGTCTATATAATTGAATCAATAGCGCGCGAAATTTATCGAATTAATCAATAA
- a CDS encoding NAD(P)H-dependent flavin oxidoreductase — translation MFKNQLTQLLNIKYPIIQAPMAGGITTSNFVAEVSNCGALGTIGAGYMTPSQIREQIRGIKTLTNKSFGINLFVPNDFIVNENEISKSNDLLQPFNEDLNIKQNELVQIQNFERVNDTFHEQIKVIIEEGVPICSFTFGLPSKEMIKELKLHNIILIGTATTVNEAIESEKLGMDLIVVQGSEAGGHRGNFLNDHEESLIGLISLIPQVVDQVSIPVIAAGGIMDGRGLMASLCLGAKAVQMGTAFLTCIESGAHEVHKNAILNSTEDQLVLTRAFSGKWARGIENKFITEMKKYEADFPQFPVQNTITQTMRKASSLQNNKEFMSLWSGQSPRLAKKESVENLINEIMDEAKKLIQGIEKN, via the coding sequence ATGTTTAAAAATCAACTAACTCAACTTTTAAATATAAAATATCCAATTATTCAAGCTCCGATGGCTGGGGGAATAACAACTTCAAATTTTGTAGCTGAAGTATCAAATTGTGGAGCTTTAGGTACAATCGGAGCAGGCTATATGACTCCATCACAAATCCGTGAACAAATTAGAGGAATAAAAACGTTAACGAATAAAAGCTTCGGAATTAATTTATTTGTCCCAAATGATTTTATAGTAAACGAAAATGAAATTTCAAAATCCAATGATTTATTACAACCGTTCAATGAAGATTTAAATATAAAACAAAATGAACTCGTACAAATTCAAAATTTTGAACGTGTTAATGATACATTTCATGAACAAATTAAAGTAATCATTGAAGAAGGTGTTCCGATTTGTTCATTTACATTCGGTTTACCTTCCAAAGAAATGATAAAAGAGTTAAAGCTTCATAATATTATTTTGATTGGGACAGCAACTACTGTAAATGAAGCAATTGAAAGTGAGAAATTAGGAATGGATCTAATTGTCGTACAAGGTAGTGAAGCAGGTGGACATCGAGGTAATTTCTTAAACGATCATGAGGAAAGTTTAATTGGATTAATTTCGCTCATTCCACAAGTAGTTGATCAGGTTAGTATTCCAGTAATTGCAGCAGGTGGAATTATGGACGGAAGAGGCTTAATGGCGTCCCTTTGTTTAGGGGCGAAAGCTGTTCAAATGGGTACAGCTTTTCTAACCTGTATTGAAAGTGGGGCACATGAAGTACATAAAAATGCAATACTAAATTCTACAGAAGACCAGTTAGTTTTGACTCGTGCATTTTCAGGAAAATGGGCAAGGGGAATCGAAAATAAATTTATTACGGAAATGAAAAAATACGAAGCTGATTTTCCACAGTTTCCCGTTCAAAATACAATTACCCAAACGATGAGGAAAGCATCCTCCCTACAAAATAATAAAGAGTTTATGTCACTCTGGTCGGGACAAAGTCCTAGATTAGCTAAAAAGGAATCTGTAGAAAACTTAATAAATGAAATAATGGATGAAGCTAAAAAACTAATTCAAGGTATAGAAAAAAATTGA
- a CDS encoding amino acid permease → MDNKHSIKQAVLDKKRDNLEKGKISKLSWWQLSLIGIGSIIGAGFFLGTGLSIQIAGPAILLNYIIGGITAFFVFSALAEMTVADPEPGSFRTYAKKAFGNSMGFVSGWMYWLSGVFIISSEAVALGTFAKFWFPNVPLWIFTVFFVIIAFAINLLGVKNFGKIESIFAIIKLSTLVIFILFGILLISQIITPESTSVKGLNSIHPFLATGMKGMWSALIFVFFSFGGIEIIGIASSELKNREEIPKAGIGMLIALVAVYISSIFFVLMMVPWSKINASKSPFVSALSIFHFPYIDSFFNLIIISAALSTMVGSLFSVTNIMVSLAEDDEAPRRIANRDKRGTALKALFLTGFAVAISLILSFILPGKIYEYITTAAGVMMILNWTTILSSQIKLRKERVNNDHFKMFGYPFTSYLGILLILVGVSGGLVHATQRMGVFISLGLILIIFISYFFIFKNGKKSYQN, encoded by the coding sequence ATGGATAATAAACATTCGATAAAGCAGGCAGTACTTGACAAAAAAAGGGATAATCTTGAAAAGGGAAAAATATCTAAACTTTCTTGGTGGCAGCTTTCTTTGATCGGAATTGGATCGATCATTGGGGCAGGTTTCTTTTTAGGTACTGGTTTATCGATCCAAATAGCAGGTCCAGCAATATTACTAAATTACATAATTGGGGGAATCACCGCCTTTTTTGTATTTAGTGCACTTGCGGAAATGACAGTAGCCGACCCAGAGCCAGGCTCTTTTAGAACGTACGCGAAAAAAGCATTTGGTAACTCGATGGGATTTGTATCTGGTTGGATGTATTGGTTATCTGGTGTATTTATAATCTCCAGTGAAGCTGTAGCACTTGGAACCTTTGCTAAATTTTGGTTTCCGAATGTTCCTCTTTGGATTTTTACAGTTTTCTTTGTCATTATTGCATTCGCTATTAATCTTTTAGGAGTCAAAAATTTTGGGAAAATAGAATCGATTTTCGCCATAATAAAATTATCTACTTTAGTTATCTTTATTTTATTTGGGATATTATTAATATCCCAAATTATTACCCCAGAATCTACTTCAGTTAAAGGTTTAAACAGCATTCACCCATTTTTAGCAACCGGAATGAAAGGAATGTGGTCAGCTTTAATATTTGTATTTTTTTCTTTTGGAGGCATAGAAATAATTGGAATCGCTTCATCTGAATTGAAAAATAGAGAAGAAATTCCAAAAGCGGGAATCGGAATGCTCATTGCACTAGTTGCTGTGTATATTTCATCTATTTTCTTTGTACTAATGATGGTACCTTGGTCAAAAATTAACGCATCAAAAAGTCCCTTCGTTTCAGCTTTATCGATTTTTCATTTTCCTTATATCGATTCCTTTTTCAACTTAATTATTATTAGTGCTGCTTTATCAACGATGGTGGGGTCTCTTTTCTCAGTTACTAACATTATGGTTTCTTTAGCGGAAGATGATGAGGCCCCAAGGAGAATAGCAAACAGGGACAAGCGAGGAACTGCTTTAAAAGCATTATTTCTAACGGGGTTTGCAGTAGCTATTTCTTTAATATTATCTTTTATTCTACCGGGAAAAATATATGAATATATAACTACCGCAGCAGGCGTTATGATGATTTTGAATTGGACAACAATCTTATCATCACAAATTAAACTAAGAAAAGAAAGAGTTAATAATGATCATTTTAAAATGTTCGGTTACCCCTTCACTTCTTACTTAGGCATTCTATTAATACTAGTTGGAGTCTCAGGCGGATTAGTTCATGCAACTCAAAGAATGGGAGTCTTTATTAGTTTAGGTTTAATTCTCATTATCTTCATCAGTTACTTTTTTATTTTCAAAAATGGAAAAAAGTCATATCAAAATTAA
- a CDS encoding helix-turn-helix domain-containing protein has protein sequence MAIIINIDVMLAKRKMSVTQLSEKVGITMANLSILKNGKAKAIRFATLEAICKALDCQPGDILEYQIDEENNS, from the coding sequence ATGGCAATTATTATCAATATTGACGTAATGTTGGCAAAAAGGAAAATGAGTGTAACTCAGCTTTCGGAAAAGGTTGGAATTACAATGGCGAATCTTTCGATATTGAAAAACGGTAAGGCAAAAGCGATTCGATTTGCAACTTTAGAAGCGATTTGTAAGGCCTTAGACTGTCAACCTGGAGATATTTTAGAGTATCAAATTGATGAAGAAAACAATAGTTAG
- a CDS encoding DNA alkylation repair protein — protein MQELEALGKERTKKTYISNGAHEPLFGVATGAMKPIAKKINFDQQLANQLYATGNYDAMYFAGIIAEPLKMTEEDFESWIDGAYFYMLSDYVVAVTLAEADIAQEVADKWIASGDELKMSAGWSCYCWLLGNRSDTEFDAIKISKLLDQVRDTIHESPERTKSAMNNFVYTVAISYVPQHEKAVETAKAIGPVEMKKDKKKSTILLCSEKIQKDLEKGLLGFKRKHVRC, from the coding sequence ATGCAGGAGCTAGAAGCACTTGGTAAGGAAAGGACAAAAAAGACATACATAAGTAACGGGGCACATGAACCACTATTTGGAGTGGCAACAGGCGCAATGAAGCCGATTGCTAAAAAAATTAATTTTGATCAACAATTAGCGAATCAATTATATGCAACAGGTAATTACGATGCGATGTATTTTGCGGGTATTATTGCAGAGCCTTTGAAAATGACTGAAGAAGACTTTGAAAGTTGGATTGATGGAGCTTATTTCTATATGCTTTCAGACTATGTAGTTGCAGTTACTTTAGCTGAAGCTGATATTGCGCAAGAGGTAGCCGATAAATGGATTGCAAGCGGAGATGAACTTAAAATGTCAGCTGGTTGGAGCTGTTATTGTTGGCTTTTAGGGAATCGCTCGGATACTGAATTTGATGCAATCAAGATTTCAAAACTGCTTGACCAGGTGAGAGATACAATCCATGAATCTCCAGAACGAACAAAATCTGCGATGAATAATTTTGTATATACAGTAGCAATTTCATATGTACCTCAACATGAAAAAGCTGTTGAAACTGCAAAAGCAATTGGACCAGTCGAAATGAAAAAGGACAAGAAAAAAAGCACCATTTTACTTTGTTCTGAAAAAATTCAAAAAGATTTAGAAAAAGGTTTATTAGGATTTAAACGAAAACATGTAAGGTGTTAA
- a CDS encoding P1 family peptidase has translation MCQKRIRDYGVNIGYLETGKLNSITDVEGVIVGHVTISNQDIHTGVTAILPHQENLFKDKLIASSHVINGFGKSMGTIQINELGTIETPIILTNTLSIGTAADALIEYMLERNPEIGRTTGTVNPVICECNDMLLNDIRARYITKEHVFQALNNASSDVKEGTVGAGTGMLCYSLKGGIGTSSRVMKMEHGTYTMGVLVLSNFGILSDLKVNGKPIGAELRDHILKERDEQDKGSIIMIVATDLPVSERQLNRIIKRTITGLSRTGSIITTGSGEVVIGFSTATKIPHEKTAHCITVPTIHEEDIDLAFRAVGEATEEAVLNSLVTATHIVGRDGNERPAFKDLVEKYNINLI, from the coding sequence ATGTGTCAAAAAAGAATTAGAGATTATGGTGTTAATATTGGGTACCTAGAAACTGGAAAACTAAATTCTATTACAGATGTTGAAGGGGTTATAGTAGGTCATGTAACGATCAGCAATCAAGACATCCATACAGGTGTTACAGCAATTTTACCTCATCAAGAAAATCTATTTAAGGACAAGTTAATCGCGTCTTCGCATGTTATAAATGGGTTTGGTAAGTCGATGGGAACGATTCAGATTAATGAGTTAGGAACGATCGAAACGCCAATTATTTTAACAAATACGCTAAGCATCGGGACAGCTGCAGACGCTTTAATTGAATATATGTTAGAACGTAATCCAGAAATAGGTCGTACGACAGGTACTGTTAACCCAGTAATTTGTGAGTGTAATGATATGCTTTTAAATGATATACGAGCTAGATACATAACGAAAGAACATGTTTTTCAAGCATTAAATAACGCTTCTTCAGATGTGAAAGAAGGAACTGTTGGAGCAGGAACTGGAATGCTTTGTTATTCATTAAAAGGTGGGATTGGTACGTCTTCGCGAGTAATGAAGATGGAACATGGTACATATACAATGGGTGTTTTAGTCTTATCTAACTTTGGGATTTTAAGCGATTTAAAAGTAAATGGAAAACCTATTGGAGCGGAATTGCGAGACCATATTTTAAAAGAACGAGACGAACAAGATAAGGGTTCAATCATTATGATTGTTGCAACTGACCTTCCCGTATCTGAAAGGCAGCTAAATCGTATAATTAAAAGAACCATTACCGGTTTATCAAGAACGGGCTCAATTATTACAACGGGAAGCGGTGAAGTCGTCATTGGCTTTTCAACTGCAACAAAAATACCTCATGAAAAAACAGCGCATTGCATTACGGTTCCGACTATACATGAAGAAGATATTGATCTAGCGTTTAGAGCAGTAGGAGAAGCAACAGAAGAAGCAGTTTTAAACTCATTAGTAACAGCTACACATATTGTTGGAAGAGATGGAAATGAAAGACCAGCTTTTAAAGATTTAGTAGAAAAATACAATATTAACTTAATATAG
- a CDS encoding L,D-transpeptidase family protein → MLRKWLAVLILTCLMFVGIGIKPSQAATSQFIIINKSTNQLAYYENGKLYKVFKVATGKSPTLTPEGKFKIVNKIVNRPYYTGHIPGGDPRNPLGNRWLGLNARGTWGTTYAIHGNNNPSSIGKYVSHGCVRMYDNEVEWLFDRVKLSTPVVITTSSKSFDSIANANGYKVTSSSGGSNAVIPTGTVLKKGNRGATVKKLQQKLTALGYNTKGVDGIFGNNTDQAVRKFQKDRHLKVDGIVGPATIKALGGL, encoded by the coding sequence TTGTTAAGAAAATGGCTTGCTGTTTTAATTTTAACCTGTCTTATGTTTGTGGGTATTGGTATTAAACCTAGCCAGGCAGCTACATCTCAATTCATTATAATTAATAAATCAACAAATCAACTAGCTTACTATGAAAATGGTAAACTCTACAAAGTTTTTAAAGTAGCCACTGGTAAAAGTCCAACTCTGACGCCAGAAGGTAAGTTTAAAATTGTAAATAAGATTGTGAATAGACCTTACTATACAGGTCATATTCCTGGCGGTGATCCAAGGAATCCACTCGGAAACCGTTGGCTTGGATTAAATGCTCGTGGTACATGGGGAACTACATATGCTATCCACGGTAACAATAACCCAAGTTCGATTGGAAAATACGTCAGCCATGGCTGTGTTAGAATGTATGATAATGAAGTAGAATGGCTTTTTGATAGAGTAAAATTGAGCACACCTGTTGTCATTACAACTTCAAGTAAATCATTTGACTCAATAGCAAATGCAAATGGTTACAAAGTAACAAGTAGTAGTGGTGGTTCAAATGCTGTTATCCCAACTGGAACTGTTTTAAAAAAGGGAAATCGTGGAGCTACAGTTAAAAAGCTTCAACAAAAGCTTACAGCACTCGGCTATAATACAAAAGGTGTCGATGGCATATTTGGAAACAATACAGACCAAGCCGTGCGCAAATTTCAAAAAGACCGGCATTTAAAAGTGGACGGAATTGTAGGACCTGCCACGATTAAAGCACTTGGCGGTTTATAA
- a CDS encoding S8 family peptidase has product MSKFRLIPYKLEEVKGSTNEVPPGVRLIEAKSIWDKGCQGEDVVVAVIDTGCQTDHPELQERIIGGYNFTEDYGGDPNVFLDNNGHGTHVCGTIAASENGEGVVGVAPKAKLLVLKVLSGAGEGTIDSIVQAIDYATNWKGSNGETVRVISMSLGGPEDDSSLHEAIQRAVEQNIAVVCAAGNEGDGDGSTNEYSYPGAYDEVIEVGSVSLQKRLSNFSNTNNEIDLVAPGEKIISTYPTNQYAVLSGTSMATPHVSGAIALLIQQFELENNEKITEPDLFELLISHTIPIGYSTFEEGHGLLNLGVNIPSKSPNVIK; this is encoded by the coding sequence ATGTCTAAATTTAGATTAATTCCTTACAAGCTGGAAGAAGTTAAAGGTAGTACAAATGAAGTACCACCTGGAGTTCGTTTAATTGAAGCTAAATCTATTTGGGACAAAGGGTGTCAAGGGGAAGACGTTGTTGTAGCAGTTATTGATACTGGCTGTCAGACTGATCACCCTGAATTACAAGAACGAATTATTGGTGGATATAATTTTACTGAAGATTACGGTGGGGATCCTAACGTATTCTTAGATAATAACGGTCATGGAACACATGTTTGTGGAACGATTGCAGCTTCTGAAAATGGAGAAGGTGTTGTAGGGGTAGCTCCAAAAGCTAAACTTCTCGTTTTAAAAGTACTTTCTGGTGCTGGGGAAGGAACCATTGACTCAATTGTACAAGCGATTGATTATGCGACGAATTGGAAAGGCTCTAATGGAGAAACTGTTCGAGTAATATCAATGTCATTAGGTGGTCCAGAGGATGATTCTTCGTTACATGAAGCAATTCAAAGAGCGGTTGAACAAAATATAGCTGTTGTATGCGCAGCTGGTAACGAAGGTGATGGAGATGGTTCAACTAATGAATATAGCTATCCAGGTGCTTACGATGAAGTTATAGAAGTAGGTTCTGTAAGTCTTCAAAAACGATTATCAAATTTTAGTAATACAAATAACGAAATTGATTTAGTCGCGCCGGGAGAAAAGATTATTTCGACTTATCCGACAAATCAATATGCTGTGCTTTCTGGTACATCAATGGCAACACCACATGTATCAGGGGCAATTGCATTATTAATTCAACAGTTTGAGTTAGAGAATAATGAGAAAATCACTGAACCAGATTTGTTCGAACTGTTAATTAGTCATACAATACCAATCGGATACAGTACGTTTGAGGAAGGCCATGGACTTTTAAATCTAGGCGTAAATATACCCTCAAAATCTCCGAATGTAATAAAATAA
- a CDS encoding glycoside hydrolase family 1 protein, whose translation MNQFKFPKDFLWGGATAANQMEGGFYEGNKGLNIADVLPGGKERLNILQSPGFNFEIDRSKYNYPNHEGIDFYHRYKEDIALFAEMGFKVFRMSIAWTRIFPNGNELEANEDGLAFYDRVFDELHKHGIEPVVTISHYEMPVNLVKQYGGWRNREVVTFFERYVNTIFNRYKNKVKYWMTFNEINSGLIMPIMSLGFSIKEEKDKYQPTFQAFHHQFVASSIAVKACHEIIPDSQIGCMILYAPVYSFDSNPKNVMYALEEERFFNYFCADVQVRGEYPSFIKRFFKENNIKIEMQDGDLELIKEGTVDYIGFSYYMSRTEKKEKSDLESSQGNLIGGVKNPFLKASDWGWEIDPVGLRISLNQLYDRYQVPLFVVENGLGAYDKVEDDGSINDDYRIDYLREHINAMGEAIQDGVNLMGYTSWGCIDLVSASSGEFSKRYGFIYVDKHDDSSGTLERKKKKSFFWYKDVIASNGEKL comes from the coding sequence ATGAATCAGTTTAAGTTTCCTAAAGATTTTTTATGGGGTGGCGCTACTGCTGCTAATCAAATGGAAGGCGGATTTTATGAAGGGAATAAAGGTTTAAATATAGCCGATGTTCTTCCAGGCGGAAAGGAAAGACTGAACATTTTACAGTCACCTGGATTTAATTTTGAGATTGATCGTTCAAAGTATAATTATCCTAATCACGAAGGAATCGATTTCTATCACCGATATAAAGAAGATATTGCTTTATTTGCGGAAATGGGTTTTAAAGTTTTCCGAATGTCAATTGCTTGGACAAGAATCTTTCCAAATGGAAATGAATTAGAAGCAAATGAAGATGGTTTGGCTTTCTATGACCGTGTTTTTGACGAACTACACAAACATGGCATTGAACCAGTTGTTACAATTTCACACTATGAAATGCCAGTAAATCTTGTAAAACAATATGGCGGTTGGAGAAATCGAGAAGTAGTAACCTTCTTTGAAAGATATGTGAACACAATCTTTAATCGTTATAAAAACAAAGTAAAATATTGGATGACTTTTAATGAAATTAATAGTGGATTAATTATGCCAATTATGAGCCTTGGTTTTTCAATAAAAGAAGAAAAAGATAAATACCAACCAACATTTCAGGCATTTCATCATCAATTTGTTGCAAGTAGTATTGCTGTCAAAGCATGTCATGAAATCATTCCAGATTCTCAAATTGGATGTATGATTTTATATGCTCCAGTTTATTCATTTGATTCGAATCCTAAAAACGTAATGTATGCTCTTGAAGAAGAACGCTTTTTTAATTACTTCTGTGCAGACGTTCAGGTTCGTGGCGAATATCCGTCATTTATCAAACGCTTCTTTAAAGAAAACAATATTAAGATTGAAATGCAAGATGGGGATTTAGAATTAATTAAAGAAGGCACTGTTGACTATATTGGCTTCAGTTATTATATGTCTAGAACAGAGAAAAAAGAAAAATCCGACTTAGAAAGCTCCCAAGGAAATCTGATTGGCGGCGTTAAAAATCCATTCCTAAAAGCAAGTGATTGGGGCTGGGAAATTGATCCAGTAGGCTTAAGAATAAGTTTAAATCAATTGTATGATCGTTACCAAGTACCGTTATTTGTTGTAGAAAACGGCCTAGGTGCATATGACAAAGTAGAAGATGATGGATCAATTAATGATGATTATCGAATTGATTATTTACGTGAGCATATTAATGCTATGGGAGAAGCAATTCAAGATGGCGTTAATTTGATGGGTTATACTAGCTGGGGTTGCATCGATCTTGTTAGTGCATCATCAGGTGAGTTCTCAAAACGTTATGGTTTCATTTACGTCGATAAACATGACGACAGTAGTGGAACATTAGAACGAAAGAAGAAAAAATCATTTTTCTGGTACAAAGACGTAATTGCTTCAAATGGAGAAAAACTATAA